A single genomic interval of Novosphingobium ginsenosidimutans harbors:
- a CDS encoding thiamine pyrophosphate-dependent dehydrogenase E1 component subunit alpha: MQLSREQMLQAYRRMKIIREFEERLHIDIATGAIAGFTHLYCGQEAVAVGVCEHLDTDDKIVSTHRGHGHCLAKGCDVDGMMKEIWGSREGLCKGKGGSMHIADVDVGMLGANGIVGAGAPIAVGAALAAKLDGKGKVAITFSGDGACNQGTTFEAMNMAVVTKAPCIFVFENNHYSEHTGFEYAVGTQQDIASRAEAFGMKVWRADGTDFFAVHETMRELLDYVRAGNGPASVEFDTERFFGHFEGDPQRYRGEGELDRIRETRDCLKKFRQSVVSAKLLTDADLDTIDAEVLDQIEAAVVAARAAPRPTPEDVLADVYVAY, from the coding sequence ATGCAACTCAGTCGCGAGCAAATGCTGCAGGCCTACCGCCGGATGAAGATCATCCGCGAGTTTGAAGAGCGCCTGCATATCGATATCGCCACCGGCGCGATTGCCGGTTTCACGCACCTTTATTGCGGCCAGGAAGCGGTTGCAGTCGGGGTCTGCGAGCATCTTGATACCGATGACAAGATCGTCTCGACCCACCGCGGCCACGGGCATTGCCTGGCCAAGGGCTGCGATGTCGATGGCATGATGAAAGAAATCTGGGGCAGCCGCGAAGGCCTGTGCAAGGGCAAGGGCGGCTCGATGCATATCGCCGATGTCGATGTGGGAATGCTGGGCGCCAATGGCATCGTCGGCGCCGGCGCACCGATCGCGGTCGGCGCGGCGCTGGCCGCGAAGCTTGATGGCAAGGGCAAGGTCGCAATCACCTTCTCGGGCGACGGGGCCTGCAACCAGGGCACGACGTTTGAAGCGATGAACATGGCGGTCGTCACCAAGGCGCCCTGCATCTTCGTGTTCGAGAACAACCACTATTCCGAGCACACTGGCTTTGAATATGCCGTCGGCACCCAGCAAGACATCGCTAGCCGCGCCGAAGCCTTTGGCATGAAGGTCTGGCGCGCTGACGGGACTGATTTTTTCGCAGTCCACGAAACGATGCGCGAACTGCTCGACTATGTCCGCGCCGGCAATGGTCCGGCCTCGGTCGAGTTCGATACAGAGCGCTTCTTCGGTCACTTCGAGGGCGATCCGCAGCGCTACCGCGGCGAGGGTGAGCTCGACCGGATCCGCGAGACCCGCGATTGCCTGAAGAAGTTCCGCCAGAGCGTGGTTTCGGCCAAGCTGCTGACCGACGCCGATCTCGATACCATTGACGCCGAGGTGCTCGACCAGATCGAGGCGGCGGTTGTTGCCGCCCGCGCCGCGCCGCGCCCCACGCCCGAAGACGTCCTGGCCGACGTCTACGTTGCCTACTGA
- a CDS encoding alpha-ketoacid dehydrogenase subunit beta translates to MAKMMYRDAVRSTIFEAMERDERVVVLGEDVVGGMGTAGGPEAIGGIWSTSTGFYDAFGPDRVIDTPISESAIVGAAGGLALAGKKPIAELMFADFIGVSLDQIWNQIAKFRYMFGGKSTCPAIIRMAYGGGFNAAAQHSQSVHHFLTAMPGLKVVMPSTPEDVRGLLREALRGDDPVIFLEHKALYGVTGEVPDGDWTIPFGHARLTRAGQDLTLVATGLMVSRCEAAADALAKDGIGCDVIDLRTTSPMDEEAILDSVEVTGRLVVVDEAPQRCSLATDISALAAQKAFASLKAPIEMVCAPHSPVPFALELEQAYLPSAAKIEAAARKVLGYR, encoded by the coding sequence ATGGCCAAGATGATGTACCGCGATGCCGTCCGCTCGACGATTTTCGAAGCGATGGAACGCGATGAGCGGGTTGTGGTCCTGGGTGAGGACGTGGTCGGCGGCATGGGCACGGCCGGCGGGCCCGAAGCGATCGGCGGGATCTGGTCAACTTCGACCGGCTTTTATGATGCCTTCGGCCCGGACCGGGTGATCGACACCCCGATTTCGGAAAGCGCCATCGTCGGCGCAGCTGGCGGCCTGGCGCTGGCCGGCAAGAAGCCGATCGCTGAACTGATGTTTGCCGACTTCATCGGCGTGTCGCTCGACCAGATCTGGAACCAGATCGCCAAGTTCCGTTACATGTTCGGCGGCAAATCGACCTGCCCGGCGATCATCCGCATGGCCTATGGCGGCGGTTTCAACGCGGCGGCGCAGCACAGCCAGTCGGTCCACCACTTCCTGACCGCTATGCCGGGCCTCAAGGTCGTCATGCCTTCCACCCCCGAAGACGTGCGCGGCCTGCTGCGCGAGGCGCTGCGCGGGGACGATCCGGTGATCTTCCTGGAGCACAAGGCGCTCTACGGCGTGACCGGCGAAGTGCCCGATGGCGATTGGACCATTCCCTTCGGCCATGCCCGCCTGACCCGCGCCGGCCAGGACCTGACCCTGGTCGCGACCGGGCTGATGGTCAGCCGCTGCGAAGCCGCTGCCGATGCCCTGGCCAAGGACGGGATCGGCTGCGACGTGATCGACCTTCGCACCACCAGCCCGATGGATGAGGAAGCGATCCTCGATTCGGTCGAGGTGACCGGGCGACTGGTCGTGGTGGATGAGGCGCCGCAGCGCTGCAGCCTGGCGACCGATATTTCCGCGCTCGCCGCGCAGAAGGCCTTCGCCAGCCTCAAGGCGCCGATCGAAATGGTCTGCGCGCCGCATTCGCCGGTGCCCTTCGCGCTGGAGCTGGAACAGGCCTACCTGCCGTCGGCGGCCAAGATCGAAGCGGCGGCCCGCAAGGTCCTCGGTTACCGCTAG
- a CDS encoding 2-oxo acid dehydrogenase subunit E2 codes for MSKLRPFCMPKWGIEMTEGTIAEWMVGEGDRVKRGDTLCLIETAKITNEVEAENDCVILRVLAPAGQDVLPVGALLAVFGDDDVPAAEVDAFIAAFVPAEGGVGEAPVASGDKPAKPAAAPAAAPKKIATNRPISPEALALAEREGADLDAIEGSGRGGRITYQDVYQHLRPQAAPVLRGAAELAPEDLRIFASPLARRLAALHGVDLSGLTGTGPRGRISKHDVLAAVPAPASGGAAFVAVANTPRIAPFDKVRGVIAQRLTAAKRDIPHFYLRVAVDVDALLALRKTANLVLGIKASINDYLVLAAGKALARHPDVNVQLHGDAVHHFPHADIAVAVASPKGLVTPIVRQVDRMTLPQLAAATAAQIDKAKAGRLSWEDLDGGTFTISNLGMFGIDDFDAVINPPQGAILAVGRARREAVETADGGIDFATRISLTLSVDHRAIDGAAGAQFLATLKGLIEDPEQLFG; via the coding sequence ATGAGCAAGCTCCGCCCCTTCTGCATGCCCAAGTGGGGCATCGAAATGACCGAAGGTACGATTGCCGAATGGATGGTCGGCGAGGGTGACCGGGTGAAGCGTGGCGATACGCTCTGCCTGATCGAAACCGCCAAGATCACCAACGAGGTTGAGGCCGAAAACGACTGCGTGATCCTGCGCGTGCTGGCCCCGGCGGGTCAGGATGTGCTGCCGGTCGGTGCGCTGCTGGCCGTGTTCGGTGACGACGACGTTCCGGCGGCCGAAGTCGATGCCTTTATCGCCGCCTTCGTGCCGGCTGAGGGCGGCGTTGGCGAAGCCCCGGTCGCAAGCGGCGATAAGCCGGCCAAGCCTGCTGCCGCCCCGGCAGCTGCACCGAAGAAGATCGCGACCAACCGGCCGATCAGCCCGGAGGCGCTGGCACTGGCCGAGCGCGAGGGCGCCGATCTCGATGCCATCGAGGGTTCGGGCCGCGGCGGACGGATTACCTATCAGGACGTTTACCAGCACCTGCGGCCCCAGGCGGCACCGGTGCTGCGCGGCGCGGCTGAGCTTGCGCCGGAAGACCTGCGGATCTTTGCCTCGCCACTGGCGCGCCGGCTGGCGGCGCTGCACGGGGTGGACCTGTCCGGCCTGACCGGCACCGGCCCGCGCGGGCGGATTTCCAAGCATGACGTGCTGGCCGCAGTGCCGGCTCCAGCCAGTGGCGGTGCGGCCTTTGTGGCCGTGGCCAACACGCCCCGGATCGCGCCGTTCGACAAGGTGCGCGGCGTGATCGCGCAGCGGCTGACCGCCGCCAAGCGCGATATCCCGCACTTCTACTTGCGTGTTGCCGTGGATGTCGATGCCTTGCTGGCGCTGCGCAAGACGGCCAACCTGGTGCTGGGCATCAAGGCCTCGATCAACGATTACCTGGTGCTTGCTGCCGGCAAGGCTCTGGCGCGGCATCCCGACGTCAATGTGCAGCTGCATGGCGATGCCGTGCATCACTTCCCACACGCCGATATCGCGGTGGCAGTGGCTTCACCCAAAGGGCTGGTCACGCCGATTGTCCGCCAGGTTGACCGCATGACCTTGCCGCAGCTTGCGGCTGCCACGGCGGCGCAGATCGACAAGGCTAAGGCCGGGCGGCTGTCGTGGGAGGATCTAGACGGCGGGACCTTCACCATCTCCAACCTCGGCATGTTCGGGATCGATGATTTCGATGCCGTGATCAACCCGCCGCAGGGCGCGATCCTGGCGGTCGGCCGGGCGCGGCGCGAGGCGGTGGAGACGGCCGATGGCGGGATCGATTTCGCCACGCGGATCAGTCTGACCTTGTCAGTCGATCACCGCGCCATCGACGGCGCGGCGGGCGCACAGTTCCTGGCCACGCTGAAGGGCCTGATCGAGGATCCGGAACAACTGTTCGGCTGA
- a CDS encoding TonB-dependent receptor: MIGSAFGFRNSKKLTRLLLCSASGLAVLATPQLAFAQAAPADEQASEDVIIVTARKQDETLQEVPVTITSVGADTLEKYSVDEVSDVTSRVPTLSIQVGGSGSGGQISLRGVGSSNISASFDSAVAFDYDGVQVSTMRMVQSAFFDTAQIDVLKGPQSLYFGKSASAGVFSIKSQNPTSTWEIGAKASYEFEERGYVVGGYISGPLTDSLGIRLASQYNKIDRFVELQPGTPAVNQFRGLTNFVGRLTLDFKPDDVFSANLKVQYNRQTNDGAISHSDVNCGVNGRADVVTLFGGAISIPAGYDCNDKDNKIFLPDTAVALARSVPLATGPTKAQGYNGVPFGETNLWFARLKMDWKLADNLTLSSVTGFVNLDATDVDNYSYGGIGKAYITALGGPGPVSDAIIAANFPALAATNSVGAPFGVGTSDPRNALKQLSQELRLATNNEGMFNFMIGGFYEWRRFIFDTAQNAVNISLIAPDPITGYTWDYDKNHTTKTEATSIFGSVMLDLTDQLELSGGVRYTNENKTQRITVPYVHRLLGPGPAFIGSGFVSPNIDFSDDNLSPEVTLKYQVTPDVNVFASYKTGFKSGGVDNSALPSNSLSQAALTGNFNSLIYKSEDAKGGEIGVKSQFADRSITLNATAFYYKFTDLQVQVFNAVAVQFVTSNAGEVTTKGVDVGWAWRTPVEGLRFSGNLSYLDAYFSADYITFKGVNLNGRKAARAPKWSGNTAFDYSVPLSDGLQFSINGNAQFSSAYYTNTTSFADFRQNKYWLFDASVSIGDPDGKWKLSLIANNLTNKLFVSSSGDRPFLPVGGDDIINSTNRGRQVFVEASVKF, encoded by the coding sequence ATGATAGGATCTGCATTCGGATTCCGTAACTCGAAGAAGCTGACACGGCTGCTGCTGTGTTCCGCTTCCGGCCTTGCCGTGCTGGCAACGCCGCAGCTGGCCTTCGCCCAGGCGGCACCCGCCGATGAGCAGGCATCTGAGGACGTGATTATCGTTACCGCGCGCAAGCAGGATGAAACCCTGCAGGAAGTGCCGGTCACGATCACCAGCGTCGGCGCCGATACGCTTGAGAAGTACTCGGTTGACGAAGTTTCCGACGTCACCAGCCGCGTCCCCACGCTGAGCATCCAGGTCGGCGGTTCCGGTTCGGGCGGCCAGATCTCGCTGCGCGGGGTCGGCTCATCGAACATCTCGGCCTCGTTCGATTCGGCCGTGGCCTTCGATTATGACGGCGTCCAGGTTTCGACCATGCGCATGGTCCAGTCGGCCTTCTTCGATACCGCCCAGATCGACGTGCTGAAAGGCCCGCAGTCGCTCTACTTCGGCAAGAGCGCTTCGGCCGGCGTGTTCTCGATCAAGTCGCAGAACCCCACCTCCACTTGGGAAATCGGCGCCAAGGCCTCTTACGAGTTCGAAGAGCGCGGCTATGTCGTTGGCGGCTACATCTCGGGTCCGCTGACGGACTCGCTTGGCATCCGTCTGGCCAGCCAATACAACAAGATCGACCGCTTCGTTGAGCTTCAGCCCGGTACGCCCGCAGTCAACCAGTTCCGCGGACTGACCAACTTCGTTGGCCGTTTGACCCTCGATTTCAAGCCTGACGATGTCTTCAGCGCCAACCTCAAGGTCCAGTACAACCGCCAGACCAACGACGGGGCGATCAGCCACTCGGACGTCAATTGCGGGGTCAATGGCCGCGCCGATGTGGTGACGCTGTTTGGCGGCGCGATCTCGATCCCGGCGGGATATGACTGTAATGACAAGGACAACAAGATCTTCCTGCCCGATACGGCTGTTGCACTTGCCCGCTCGGTGCCTCTGGCGACCGGTCCGACCAAGGCCCAGGGCTACAACGGCGTGCCGTTCGGCGAAACGAACCTGTGGTTCGCCCGCCTCAAGATGGACTGGAAGCTGGCCGATAACCTGACGCTCTCGTCGGTCACCGGCTTCGTCAACCTCGATGCGACGGACGTCGACAACTACAGCTACGGCGGTATCGGCAAGGCCTATATCACGGCGCTGGGTGGTCCCGGCCCGGTCAGCGACGCGATCATTGCTGCCAACTTCCCCGCGCTCGCCGCGACCAACAGCGTTGGCGCGCCGTTTGGTGTTGGCACCAGCGATCCGCGTAACGCGCTGAAGCAGCTGAGCCAGGAACTGCGCCTCGCCACAAACAACGAGGGCATGTTCAACTTCATGATCGGCGGCTTCTATGAATGGCGCCGGTTCATCTTCGATACGGCCCAGAATGCGGTCAACATCTCGCTGATCGCGCCCGATCCGATCACCGGCTACACCTGGGACTATGACAAGAACCACACCACCAAGACCGAGGCGACCTCGATCTTCGGTAGCGTGATGCTTGACCTGACTGACCAGCTCGAACTGTCGGGTGGGGTCCGTTACACCAACGAAAACAAGACCCAACGGATCACCGTGCCCTACGTGCACCGCCTGCTGGGCCCTGGCCCAGCCTTCATCGGCAGCGGTTTCGTTTCGCCGAATATTGACTTCAGCGATGACAACCTCTCACCGGAAGTGACGCTGAAGTATCAGGTTACTCCGGACGTCAACGTCTTCGCCTCGTACAAGACCGGCTTCAAGTCGGGCGGGGTCGATAACTCGGCACTGCCATCGAACAGCCTCAGCCAGGCCGCGTTAACCGGCAACTTCAACTCGCTGATCTACAAGTCGGAAGATGCCAAGGGCGGGGAAATCGGGGTCAAGTCCCAGTTTGCCGATCGCAGCATCACGCTGAACGCGACGGCCTTCTATTACAAGTTCACCGACCTTCAGGTGCAGGTCTTCAACGCGGTGGCGGTCCAGTTCGTGACCTCCAACGCCGGTGAAGTCACCACCAAGGGTGTGGACGTGGGCTGGGCCTGGCGTACTCCGGTGGAAGGGCTGCGCTTCTCGGGCAACCTGTCCTACCTCGATGCCTACTTCAGCGCTGACTACATCACCTTCAAGGGCGTCAATCTGAATGGCCGCAAGGCCGCCCGTGCACCGAAGTGGTCGGGTAATACCGCATTCGATTACTCGGTCCCGCTGTCTGACGGGCTGCAGTTCTCGATCAACGGCAACGCCCAGTTCAGCAGCGCATACTACACCAACACTACCTCCTTCGCCGACTTCCGGCAGAATAAGTACTGGCTGTTCGACGCTTCGGTCTCGATCGGCGATCCGGACGGCAAGTGGAAACTGTCACTGATTGCCAACAACCTGACCAACAAGCTGTTTGTCAGCTCGTCGGGTGACCGTCCGTTCCTGCCGGTGGGTGGTGACGACATCATCAACAGCACCAACCGTGGCCGCCAGGTCTTCGTGGAAGCCTCGGTCAAGTTCTAA
- a CDS encoding aromatic ring-hydroxylating oxygenase subunit alpha encodes MDQAEVAALKAMMEWEGQRGAPPAGFPALPDLPAARYTSPEYFALEQAHIFRKSWLFAAHIDEIPEPGCFMRWDNAGEPLIIVHGMDGAVRAFYNTCRHRGAPVVTADRGKSARLMCGYHNWTYKTDGTLVGVPETRDFANLDLTCRSLIGVRCERFGNVIFVNFDDDAVPLLDWLGPLADEWTEFGFDRVRLAARHSFDLNCNWKVAMEANMEVYHVPFIHPDTVAPLVDSKRNFNTLYPHGHARMLAPPPPQTNREHVRAIDSPPEWQQIDTVGELGRTCTQSYTLFPNWVSPLSSYFIPPLVFWPTSLTTTRLELVTMALDWGDGPAPDLWTVPDASQPSGRQMSAIIQEDTQFGEAIQRSMESSGFRSVPLSYQEARIYYFHQNCDAMIGVERIPPELQVEPVLDQAWVWPRDPRRESVLAG; translated from the coding sequence ATGGACCAGGCCGAAGTTGCCGCACTTAAGGCGATGATGGAGTGGGAAGGCCAGCGGGGTGCCCCGCCGGCGGGCTTCCCCGCCCTGCCCGACCTGCCCGCGGCGCGCTATACCAGCCCGGAATACTTCGCGCTGGAACAGGCGCACATCTTCAGGAAGTCTTGGCTTTTCGCCGCGCACATCGACGAGATTCCGGAGCCCGGCTGCTTCATGCGCTGGGACAATGCGGGCGAACCGCTGATCATCGTCCATGGCATGGATGGCGCGGTGCGGGCTTTCTACAACACCTGCCGCCACCGCGGCGCGCCGGTGGTGACGGCCGATCGCGGCAAGTCGGCGCGGCTGATGTGCGGCTATCACAACTGGACCTACAAGACCGACGGGACACTGGTCGGCGTGCCCGAAACGCGTGATTTCGCCAACCTCGATCTGACCTGCCGCAGCCTCATCGGCGTGCGGTGCGAACGGTTTGGCAATGTGATCTTCGTCAACTTCGACGATGACGCCGTCCCCCTGCTCGACTGGCTTGGGCCATTGGCCGACGAATGGACCGAGTTCGGGTTTGACCGCGTGCGCCTGGCTGCGCGGCACAGCTTTGACCTGAACTGCAACTGGAAGGTGGCGATGGAGGCCAACATGGAGGTCTACCATGTCCCCTTCATCCACCCGGATACTGTGGCGCCGCTGGTCGATTCGAAGCGCAATTTCAACACGCTCTATCCGCACGGCCACGCCCGGATGCTCGCGCCGCCGCCGCCCCAGACCAACCGCGAGCACGTCCGCGCGATCGACAGCCCGCCCGAGTGGCAGCAGATCGATACCGTTGGCGAACTGGGCCGGACCTGCACACAGAGCTATACCCTGTTCCCCAACTGGGTCTCGCCGCTCTCCAGCTATTTCATTCCGCCGTTGGTGTTCTGGCCGACCTCGCTCACCACCACGCGGCTTGAACTGGTGACCATGGCGCTCGACTGGGGCGATGGTCCTGCGCCGGACCTGTGGACCGTGCCCGATGCCAGTCAGCCCAGTGGCCGGCAGATGAGTGCGATCATCCAAGAGGACACCCAGTTCGGCGAGGCGATCCAGCGCTCGATGGAGTCGAGCGGCTTTCGCTCTGTGCCGCTGAGCTATCAGGAAGCGCGGATCTATTACTTCCACCAGAACTGCGATGCGATGATCGGGGTGGAGCGAATTCCGCCCGAGCTGCAGGTCGAACCAGTACTCGATCAGGCCTGGGTCTGGCCCCGCGATCCCCGGCGCGAATCCGTTCTGGCAGGCTAG
- a CDS encoding SDR family oxidoreductase translates to MTVAGRVEGKIALVTGGAMGLGKADCERLAAEGATVYVTDIDLAGAEAVAKAIGGVAMKHDVRSSEQWQAVADRIAADHGRLDILVNNAGNVIFESIENCSLDNFRLHMAIHVEGTFLGCQVCLPLLKKSKSAAIINMASTASLMGYGTIVAYTAAKGAIRSMTKSIAMHCQDEGYPIRVNVLMPGGIETPMVRDISGRAGQQLMEIPDGILPKESLGAPRDVANAVLFLASDEARFLTGVEIPVDNGLFARPSR, encoded by the coding sequence ATGACTGTGGCTGGACGGGTCGAAGGCAAGATTGCACTGGTTACTGGCGGGGCGATGGGCCTAGGCAAGGCCGATTGCGAGCGGCTCGCCGCCGAAGGGGCCACGGTCTATGTCACCGATATCGACCTCGCCGGGGCGGAAGCCGTGGCCAAGGCGATCGGCGGCGTGGCGATGAAGCACGACGTCCGCTCGTCCGAACAGTGGCAGGCCGTGGCTGACCGGATCGCGGCTGACCATGGCCGGCTCGATATCCTGGTCAACAACGCCGGCAACGTCATTTTCGAGAGCATTGAGAACTGTTCGCTCGACAATTTCCGCCTGCACATGGCGATCCACGTCGAAGGCACCTTCCTGGGCTGCCAGGTCTGCCTGCCGCTGCTGAAGAAATCCAAATCGGCGGCGATCATCAACATGGCCTCCACCGCCTCGCTGATGGGGTACGGCACGATCGTAGCCTATACCGCGGCCAAAGGCGCGATCCGTTCGATGACCAAGTCTATCGCGATGCACTGCCAGGATGAAGGCTATCCGATCCGCGTCAACGTGCTGATGCCGGGCGGGATCGAGACGCCGATGGTTCGCGATATCTCGGGTCGTGCGGGTCAGCAGTTGATGGAAATTCCGGACGGGATCCTGCCCAAGGAGTCGCTCGGCGCGCCGCGCGATGTGGCCAACGCCGTGCTCTTCCTCGCCAGTGACGAGGCGCGCTTCCTGACAGGTGTCGAGATCCCGGTGGACAATGGCCTCTTCGCCCGCCCCTCGCGCTGA
- a CDS encoding spinster family MFS transporter, which yields MASSPAPRAEGSDRAENAAPWYRWYVLGLLILTLLFSVADRLVFSILIEPIKAEFKLTDTQLGLLGGVAFTVTYMFAGFPAARLADRSVRKNIVAGAITFWSLMTALCGLAVGFWSLFFARTGVGVGEGCSGPASQSMIADYFRRDELARAMGFLTVGSTMGTVTGLMAGGLLAEAFGWRWAFILMGLPGMLLGGLLYLTVIEPRRGRFAPEGARIEQTSVRETLSTLVANRVYLGIVMGYAVQIMIGYGMAFWMAPIMIRQFSVSVSDVAIYLGLAFMISGLPGPILGGFITDALTRRDERWRAWYPGLASLACALPLWFSQQAQTLWPFLILFSVAYGIFVSSQAPIMSGIQAAVEPSQRGFAVAFAMFFNNLIGQAAGLGLIGWLSDSFQPEMGVRGLGMAMFAVSLGAGIVALAIFIWTAAQMRSSGYLAKMGRA from the coding sequence ATGGCCTCTTCGCCCGCCCCTCGCGCTGAGGGCAGCGACCGCGCTGAGAACGCAGCGCCCTGGTATCGTTGGTACGTACTGGGCCTGCTGATCCTGACCTTGCTGTTCAGCGTGGCTGACCGGCTGGTCTTTTCGATCCTGATCGAGCCGATCAAGGCCGAGTTCAAGCTGACCGACACCCAGCTGGGCCTGCTCGGCGGGGTGGCCTTCACCGTGACCTACATGTTCGCCGGCTTCCCGGCGGCGCGCCTGGCGGACCGCTCGGTGCGCAAGAACATCGTGGCCGGGGCGATTACCTTCTGGTCGCTGATGACCGCGCTGTGCGGCCTTGCGGTCGGCTTTTGGTCACTGTTCTTTGCCCGAACTGGTGTCGGGGTGGGCGAGGGCTGTAGCGGACCGGCCTCGCAATCGATGATTGCCGACTATTTCCGGCGTGATGAACTGGCCCGCGCCATGGGCTTCCTGACCGTTGGCTCGACCATGGGCACGGTTACCGGGCTGATGGCCGGCGGCCTCTTGGCAGAGGCCTTCGGCTGGCGCTGGGCCTTCATTCTGATGGGGCTTCCCGGCATGCTGCTGGGCGGCTTGCTGTACCTGACCGTGATCGAGCCGCGTCGCGGCCGGTTTGCGCCAGAGGGCGCGCGGATCGAGCAGACTTCGGTACGCGAGACGCTCTCCACCCTGGTCGCCAACCGGGTCTACCTTGGCATCGTCATGGGCTACGCGGTCCAGATCATGATCGGCTATGGCATGGCCTTCTGGATGGCGCCGATCATGATCCGGCAGTTCTCGGTTTCGGTCAGCGATGTCGCGATCTACCTCGGCCTGGCTTTCATGATCAGCGGCTTGCCGGGGCCGATCCTGGGCGGTTTCATCACCGATGCCCTGACCCGGCGCGATGAGCGCTGGCGTGCGTGGTATCCGGGCCTTGCCAGCCTGGCCTGCGCGCTGCCGCTGTGGTTCAGCCAGCAAGCGCAGACGCTCTGGCCATTCCTGATCCTGTTCTCGGTGGCCTATGGCATCTTCGTGTCCAGCCAGGCACCAATCATGTCGGGCATCCAGGCCGCGGTCGAACCATCGCAGCGCGGCTTTGCCGTGGCCTTCGCGATGTTTTTCAACAACCTGATCGGACAGGCGGCGGGCCTTGGCCTGATCGGCTGGCTGAGCGACAGCTTCCAGCCGGAAATGGGCGTGCGCGGGCTGGGCATGGCGATGTTCGCGGTCAGCCTGGGGGCCGGGATTGTGGCGCTGGCCATCTTCATCTGGACCGCCGCGCAGATGCGCAGCAGCGGCTATCTGGCAAAGATGGGCCGGGCCTAG
- a CDS encoding SDR family NAD(P)-dependent oxidoreductase: MGNLAGKVAIVTGAASGIGKATAIRLAADGAQVIATDLAPAPAYPAGIEFLQQDVADPARWAEVVDHAVSKHGRLDILVNNAGYTVQKSIENVTMADWDRGIGVLLTGVMLGCQTAIKAMKANPGGSCGAIVNVASTTAYAALPGDVTYTSAKSGVRMLTKSVAVHCAQQGYNIRCNAMVPGATDTGVFTKMDAIDPQLRHLVAKTSPLGRLADPAEIANAIAFLVSDGCGFMTGSELLVDGGALAVHPGF; this comes from the coding sequence ATGGGTAACCTTGCAGGCAAAGTGGCCATCGTAACCGGCGCGGCCTCTGGCATCGGCAAGGCAACAGCGATCCGGCTGGCAGCGGACGGCGCGCAGGTGATCGCCACCGATCTAGCGCCTGCGCCGGCCTATCCGGCGGGCATCGAGTTCCTGCAGCAGGATGTGGCCGATCCCGCGCGCTGGGCCGAAGTGGTCGATCATGCGGTCTCCAAGCACGGGCGGCTCGATATCCTGGTCAACAACGCTGGATACACCGTGCAGAAGTCGATTGAGAACGTGACCATGGCCGACTGGGATCGCGGCATCGGGGTGCTACTGACCGGCGTGATGCTGGGCTGCCAGACGGCGATCAAGGCGATGAAGGCCAATCCGGGCGGATCATGCGGCGCGATCGTCAACGTCGCCTCGACCACGGCCTATGCCGCGCTGCCGGGCGATGTCACCTACACCAGCGCCAAGAGCGGGGTGCGGATGCTGACCAAGTCGGTCGCGGTGCACTGTGCGCAGCAGGGCTACAATATCCGCTGCAACGCCATGGTGCCGGGCGCGACCGATACCGGCGTCTTCACCAAGATGGACGCGATCGACCCGCAACTGCGGCACCTGGTAGCGAAAACCTCACCGCTGGGCCGGCTGGCCGATCCGGCCGAGATCGCTAATGCCATTGCCTTCCTTGTCTCGGACGGCTGCGGCTTCATGACCGGTTCGGAGCTGCTGGTCGATGGCGGCGCGCTGGCGGTGCACCCAGGCTTCTAG
- a CDS encoding SDR family NAD(P)-dependent oxidoreductase: MDLGLAGKKVIMNGGAHGLGLASLKLFAAEGADVAFFSRKAEKIEAAKAAIEAAGPGKVFAEVFDMAAGGDAYKAWLTKAAEALGGCDIFIHTASSSGTGGTGDWQQGLDMDIMGAVHGVEVLTPYLEKSGTGSIVFLSSTAALETFIAPQAFNALKAALITHGSQLSQALAPKGIRVNTVSPGAIHYADGNWETIRQHVPALYDATLAKMPMGRYGNPEEVAKAIVFVASPACPYMTGANVVVDGGFTQRVQF; this comes from the coding sequence ATGGACCTGGGTCTGGCTGGCAAGAAAGTGATCATGAACGGCGGGGCGCACGGGCTGGGCCTGGCCTCGCTCAAGCTCTTTGCGGCCGAGGGCGCGGATGTCGCCTTCTTCAGCCGCAAGGCCGAAAAGATCGAGGCTGCCAAAGCCGCGATCGAAGCCGCCGGGCCGGGCAAGGTTTTTGCCGAGGTGTTCGACATGGCCGCCGGCGGCGATGCCTACAAGGCCTGGCTGACCAAGGCGGCCGAGGCGCTGGGCGGGTGCGACATCTTCATCCACACCGCCAGCTCTTCGGGCACCGGCGGCACGGGTGACTGGCAGCAGGGCCTCGACATGGACATCATGGGTGCGGTCCACGGGGTGGAAGTGCTGACGCCCTACCTCGAAAAGTCGGGCACCGGTTCGATCGTGTTCCTGTCCTCGACCGCGGCGCTCGAAACCTTCATTGCCCCGCAGGCCTTCAACGCGCTCAAGGCCGCGCTAATCACGCACGGTTCGCAGCTCAGCCAGGCGCTCGCGCCCAAGGGCATCCGCGTTAACACCGTGTCCCCCGGCGCAATCCACTATGCCGATGGCAACTGGGAGACCATCCGCCAGCACGTGCCGGCGCTCTACGATGCCACCCTCGCGAAGATGCCGATGGGTCGCTATGGCAACCCTGAGGAAGTGGCCAAGGCGATCGTCTTCGTCGCCAGTCCGGCTTGCCCCTATATGACCGGGGCCAACGTGGTGGTCGATGGCGGCTTCACCCAGCGCGTCCAGTTCTAA